In the Bombiscardovia apis genome, GGCACCTTAAGCATGGAGCGGCCGGAGGGCGACCATGCCATCATCCGCCAGCCAGACCAGAGCGACCAGACCGTCTCCCTCCCCCTGCGTTCAGCGGTCGACTGCTTAAGTGAGCAGCTGGGGCGTTTAGACCCCGACGAGGTCTATGCTGAGGTAATAAGCAAGGGCTGGGATATGGTTTCCCACAAGTAAGCCCCACATACAAGGCAGTACAGCCGCTGGATTGGTAGAACCCCAGCGGCAGCAATACAAGGAGTAGCAATGTCGCAACGTCAGGTAGTAACCTATCCCAATGCTCAAGTGCTGAGCGAGGCCGCCGCAGCCCGCATTTTGCTTGAGCTAGGAGACCGCTTAGCCCAGCAGCCTCGCGTGGACTTGGCCCTGACCGGCGGCAGGGATGCCAACGACATTTACGAGTGCATGCAGGCCAGCCCAATCGCCCAGAGTGTGGATTGGAAGCGGGTGCACCTGTGGTGGAGCGACGAACGCTTCGTCTCGTTTGAAGATGAAGACCGCAACGCCGGACAGTCACGCCGCGCTTGGTTTGGTTCACTGATTGAGCAGGGTCTCCTGCCAGAGTCTCACGTGCACGAGATGCCCGTTGACCCCCGCACTCCCGAACAAGTTGCCAATGCCAGCGATGAAGACAACGAACGCGAGCTCATCACCGCCGCCAAGGCATACAGCAACGAGCTGGTACACGAACTCGGCGAGCAGCCTTCCTTAGATTTGGCAGTGTTCGGAGTTGGTCCCGACGGCCACTTTGCCTCCCTCTTCCCAGACCACGGCGAGGCCACCATAGACGACCCCGACCTCAACGTGGTGGGCGTGAATCACTCCCCCAAGCCCCCGGCAATGCGCTTGACCCTAACGGTTCCTTGCATTCGCAACGCCCGCAAGGTTTGGCTCTTTGCCTCAACTCCCGAGAAGGCCGATGCCGTGCACAACGCACTCGCCGGCCGCAACAACCCGCACGTACCCTCATCCTTCGGCGAAGGCCGCGAGGAGACACTGTGGCTTATCGACAAGGACGCGGCAGCTCGCTTATAAAGCTCAGCCGCAAGCTGTTATGCACACGCTCAAACCAGCGGGAATCAAGGAGTAGCAATGGGCAGCTCAAGCACCCCCACATCACAGAGCTATCTGCCTGAGCATTATTTTCAAGGCCAGACACCAGTTCTAGTGGTCATGGGGGTTTCGGGCTGTGGCAAAACAACCATAAGCCGCCTGCTGGCTCAGGCTTTAGGCTGGGATTTGGCCGAAGGTGACGATTTCCATTCCCAAGCCAATATTAACAAAATGGCCCACGGCATCCCGCTCACCGATCAGGACCGCTGGCCCTGGCTGGAACGCATCCGCGACTGGATTGACCAGCACACGCGCGATTCCAAACCAGCTATAGTCACCTGTTCGGCCCTCAAACGCTCCTATCGAGACAAGTTAGTAGTGCCCGGCCTCGCTTTCGTATTCTTAGACGGCGACTACGATACGATTCTCGCACGCATGCGCAAGCGTCAGGGCCACTACATGAAGGCAGACATGCTCTGCTCCCAGTTCGAAACGCTTGAGCCTCCGCAGCCGGGCGAGCCTCACATTCAAGTCGGTGTCGGTGACGACACTACCGCCCAGCAGAGCGCGAATACTGCCTTGCAATTACTTGGTTTCCAAAGCTCACAGCGCTAGCAAGCCCCAGAAACCCTAACTCGCTAATTCATATACGATATTGGGGCCAAAGATCCACGCAGGTTCCTCGGCCCCAATTATTACACCTCAAATTCGCATGAACTCAGCAGAGAAGCCGGGCTCAATGCTTAAGCGCTCAGTCCTCTTTGAGCTCGGACTTATCTGCGGCCCAAAGGGTGTGGAAGATGCCGGGCTCGTCTACTCGGCCATAGGTGTGAGCGCCGAAGAGATCGCGCTGGCCCTGAATCAGAGCGGCAGGCAGGCGCTTAGAGCGCAGGGCATCGTAGTAGGCCAGAGAGCTAGAGAAGACCGGGACCGGTATGCCAGCCGCTACTGCACTAGCTACCACGCGGCGCCAAGAATCCTGGGCACCTTCTACGGCCTTCTTGAAGAAGGGGTCGAAGAGGAGGGAGCCGAACTGTTCGCCAGAGTCGTAAGCGTCGGAGATCCGGTTCAAGAACTTGGCACGAATAATGCAGCCACCGCGCCAAATGCGAGCAATTGCACCCAAGTCGAGCTTCCAGTTGTAGACCTTAGCGCCTTCCTCCATCTCGTTGAAGCCCTGGGCGTAGGCCACAATCTTAGAGGCGTAGAGGGCCTGCCGCACGTCTTCAATGAAGGCCTTGCGCTCTTCGGGGTCGGCAGCGGATGCCGAGAAAGCACCCTCAGCCTTGGGCCCTTCCAAGCCCTTGTCTTGCGCTTCCTGACGCAGCTCAACCGTGGAAGAGAGCCCGCGAGCAAAGACTGCTTCGCCAATGCCAGTGACGGGCACACCCAGTTCCAGAGCCGTCTGCACGGTCCAAGTGCCGGTGCCCTTCATGCCAGCCTGATCCTTCACAATGTCGATGAAAGGCTTACCAGTCTTGGCATCGGTGTGGTGCAGCACTTCGGAAGTAATCTGCACAAGGTAGGAGTTCAAATCGCCCTTATCCCAGTCCTCAAAGACTTCGGCAATCTCTTCGGGAGTCAGGCCCAAGCCGCGGCGCATCAAGTCGTAGGACTCGGCAATGAGCTGCATGTCGGCGTATTCGATGCCGTTGTGGACCATCTTGACAAAGTGGCCAGCGCCGTCGGAGCCTATATGAGTTACGCAGGGCTCGCCCTCGGCCACAGCAGCAATCGACTTCAAAATCGGCCCCAAGGTCTGCCAAGATTCGTCAGTGCCACCAGGCATCATCGAAGGCCCAAGCAGAGCGCCCTCTTCGCCGCCGGAAACGCCGCAGCCCACATAGTGCAAGCCGCGAGCGCGAATGGCCTTCTCGCGCTTAATGGTGTCCTTAAAGTAAGCGTTGCCTGCGTCGACGATGATGTCTCCAGGCTCCATCAAATCAGCCAGAGCGTTAATCATCTCGTCAGTCGGCTCACCAGCTTTTACCATGATGATAGCGGTGCGCGGCTTAGCCAAGGAAGCTACGAACTCTTCCAAAGTTTGGGCGGGCACAAACTTACCCTCGGAACCATGCTCGGTGATGAGGGTCTGGGTGCGCGAATAGTGGCGGTTGAACACGGCTACCGTGTTGCCATGCCGAGCCAAGTTGCGAGAGAGGCTGGCTCCCATTGCTGCCAAGCCCACCACGCCAATGTTTGCTTCTGCTTGAGTCATTTCAGACCACCTTTCCAAGGGCCGTGCGGGCGCACAACTGGCTCGCCTATCTATACTTACAAGTTTATGGCGCGTCCCTGACCAAAACAGGGCCTGGGCAGCGCTTGAGTAGCCACTACCACAGACCCTGTTCTCGATTGGCGAAGTTTAGCCCTTCGCGGGCTTGGAACCGCCTGTTTCACTCTTACGAACTGCGGCTTTCACCGCAACACTGGCTTTACTGGTATCTTGCTGAACTTTCTGCTCGGCTTGTGCAAGCTTGTGTTCAGTCTGCTCAACCTTCCGCCCGACTTGCTGCTCCACTTGTTTCACGCCAGACTTCTTAGCTTTAGCTCCCTTACCCTTACGAGGCTTAGGCAAAGCCACTCGCTTAAGGCGCGGCACCGAGCGGGTGGTGACGAAGAGGGGCTGTACCTCAACTAGGGGATTGTAAGGGGCCAAGCCGAACCATTTAACGGGATTTCCTGCCATGTGTCGAATCGCATACTTGACTTTCAGCGAAATAGCGCCACGCGTCGTTATCTTCGACTCAGGCATGAGTGCCTTGTGAATGAGCACGTAAGTAATGGTGCCAATCTGCGGATCTTCGTCTACCTTCGGGTAGGTGGAGGTCTGCTTTGGCAATTCACCGCCATCAATGAGCTCATGCATAATCTGATGCAAGTAGGTGGCCACGTTCTGATCCACCTTAAAGCCGAGGCGAATACGCACGCGGAAGAGGTAGCTGGTACCGAAGTTTTCAACCGAATAGTCGCGGGTGAAGGGGGCATCCGTGGTTTGCACAGACACAGCCCACCAAGCGCGCGCCCGCTTGGGATGGTCGGCAAAAATCGAGAAGAATATGTCGGTATCAAGCCGGCGCATCTCGGTGTCGGAGGTCAAATACACAAGGTTGTCCGCAAAGTAGGGGATGCGGAAGTCATTGTGTAGCATCTCCAAGGCAGGCAAGCACTCCTTGGGAGTCATGTGCCGCCGTTGAGAGCGCTCGACTTTTGTGCCTTCCTTCCATGTGTACATGATGAAGAGGATGGCTGCCGTAAGGAGCATGGTAAACCAGCCGCCGTGCAAGAATTTGGCCATCGACGCTAGGAAGAAGAGGGTTTGAATAGCTAGGAAGACGATGGCGAACACCACTGCGGATATGCGCTTATGAGCATGCCAGATGTAGACCATCAGCAGGATGGTCGTAGTAATCATCGTAATCGTCAACGCTAAGCCGTAAGCCGCAGAAATATGCTCGGAATCCTTGAAAATAAGTAAGACTGCAAGAGTGGCTGCGCACAAGACCCAGTTAATGGTGGGGATGTAGAGCTGGCCGCGTGTACGGGCAGGATAGCGCACTTGCAAGTGGGGCATCCAGTTGAGGCCGGTTGCCTCGGAAACCATCGTGAAAGCGCCGGTAATGAGAGCCTGCGAGGCGATGACACCTGCCGTTACCGAAAGGATAACAGCTGGGTAGCGCACCGTTGTAGGCATCATTTGGAAGAAGGGGTTCATATCCGTGGCCCCACGCAAAGCCGGATTGTTGGTATTGCGCAGGATCCAAGCACCTTGGCCGAAGTAGTTAAAGACCAGAGCGATGTTGATGAGAGGCCAAGTGGCGTAAATATTGCCGCGGCCCACGTGACCCATGTCGGAGTAGAGAGCCTCGGCACCAGTGGTGGAGAGGAAGACCGTGCCCATAATGGCTAGGCCAACTGGGTTGTGGGGGCTGAAGAGGAATTCGATGCCGTAAATCGGGTTGAGAGCGGCAAAAATAGACCAGTCGCCCTGAATGCTATAGAGACCGATGATGGCAAGGAAGGCGAACCAGACCATAACGACGGTGCCAAATACGCGGCCGATGCGCTCTGTTCCGCGCGATTGAACAGCGAAGAGCACCACGATTATGACCAAGGTAATCATCATCGTCAGGTTGGGGGTCTCCTTGAAGACCGGCGCGAGCACTGGAATAGTGCGCAAACCCTCAACTGCAGAAGAGATGGAAACGGCAGGAGTGAGCACGGAATCAGCAAGGAAGGCCGCACCACCCAGCATGGCCGGAATCGCCAGCCAGCGCCCGTATTTGCGCACCAAGGTGTAGAGGGCAAAAATGCCGCCCTCGCCCTTGTTGTCGATGCGCATAGCCACGAGCACGTATTTCACTGTTGTAATCAGCGTAATAGACCAGAAAACGAGCGAAAGCATGCCCAAGACTGCGGTACGGTCCACATTTTGAATGCCACCCTGACCGGCTACAAAGGTCTGCAAGGTGTAAAGCGGAGACGTACCGATATCGCCGTACACCACACCCAGAGCCACGATGGCCATGCCCAGAGACACCTTGTCGGGCGACGCCTGCACCTTGCGCCACCACCGACCTAAGGGTCCGCGGGCCGGTCGCTGCTTGCGGCTAGCTTGGCGCTGTGCCTCGCGACGGGCGCGCTTAAGCTCAAGCTCTTCCTCGTGAGTGCGAGACTTCGAAGAGAGCTTAGGAACTTTGGTAATTGACTCTGTAGGCAGGATGGATTCGGGTTTAGGCTCTTTTGCTTCCTTCGGCCCTTCGGAACTCTTCACCTCTTGCGCTTGACTCGTTACCCTAGATAAGCGGGGAGTATCATCCGTTCCGTCAGCACCCTCTTCTTGGGGTGTTTCCTGCTGCTTGTTCGACATACAGCCCTCCATCGGCCGACATACAAGTCTGCTCGTTACTCTTCTTAACTCTTCTCAAACACTACCGCGCGTGCTCCCCCTAATACTCGGGTAGCACACGCGCGACGACTACCGTAGCACTTTTTCACCAAATATATGCAATCGAAGGCCACTAGTTGGCGCGCAATTTATATGCCATACACCTCGCGAGTGTTCTGGCGAGTGGCTTTTGCGAGCGCGTCCAGGGGCATATCGAGCGCGTCGGCCATAGCCCGCAGCGTATAAGGAATCATGTACGGAGCGTTGGTGCGCCCACGGTAGGGCATGGGGGTTAAATAAGGGGCATCCGTCTCGACTAAAATGTGGCCTAAATCAACGGTTTGCAAGGCCTGGCGAATGCCGTCGTTGCCCTTGAAGGAGACGGTTCCAGAGATGGAAAGATACCAGCCCTGCTCGGCAGCTACTTGGGCCATGGCAGCGTCGCCTGAATAGGAGTGGAAGACCGTGCGTTCAGGAGCCCCGTCAGCCAAGAGCGTATCTATGACTTGCTGGTGGGCATCGCGGTCGTGAATTTGCATGGGCAGGCCCAGCTCTTTGGCTAGGGCGATATGGTCGCGGAAGGCTTGGCGCTGAATCTGCTCGGCCGCAGCCCCCGTGCGGAAGAGGTCCATGCCCGTCTCCCCAATGGCCACAACCTCTTTCGGGTGCGAACGGGCCAAAACCGCCAGCTGCGCCAGCGCGTCGTCAAAGGAGGTGTTATGCCAAGGCTGATACCGGACTGGCAGCCCATCGGGCCCAGGAGCGCCCCTGTGGCCATGGAGCACCGCTTCGTTAGGGTGAATAGCCAAAGCCGCCCAAACCGCGCCCGGATGGCCCGCAGCGAGCCCTACGGCCTTCTCTAAGCTGGGCAGCTCGCAGCCCACATCTACGAACCCCTCAATTCCCACAGCTTGGGCCTGAGCAATCATCTCGTCGACCGAATAGACCGGCACCGGCTCCTGCCCCCGCTCGCGCGCCTGCTTATCCATCTCTTGCGCAAAGGGCACTACGGAAGCCAGATGCGTATGGTTATCTACCACGCCCACGCCCTGAGGCAACCC is a window encoding:
- the pgl gene encoding 6-phosphogluconolactonase — protein: MSQRQVVTYPNAQVLSEAAAARILLELGDRLAQQPRVDLALTGGRDANDIYECMQASPIAQSVDWKRVHLWWSDERFVSFEDEDRNAGQSRRAWFGSLIEQGLLPESHVHEMPVDPRTPEQVANASDEDNERELITAAKAYSNELVHELGEQPSLDLAVFGVGPDGHFASLFPDHGEATIDDPDLNVVGVNHSPKPPAMRLTLTVPCIRNARKVWLFASTPEKADAVHNALAGRNNPHVPSSFGEGREETLWLIDKDAAARL
- a CDS encoding gluconokinase; its protein translation is MGSSSTPTSQSYLPEHYFQGQTPVLVVMGVSGCGKTTISRLLAQALGWDLAEGDDFHSQANINKMAHGIPLTDQDRWPWLERIRDWIDQHTRDSKPAIVTCSALKRSYRDKLVVPGLAFVFLDGDYDTILARMRKRQGHYMKADMLCSQFETLEPPQPGEPHIQVGVGDDTTAQQSANTALQLLGFQSSQR
- the gndA gene encoding NADP-dependent phosphogluconate dehydrogenase; this encodes MTQAEANIGVVGLAAMGASLSRNLARHGNTVAVFNRHYSRTQTLITEHGSEGKFVPAQTLEEFVASLAKPRTAIIMVKAGEPTDEMINALADLMEPGDIIVDAGNAYFKDTIKREKAIRARGLHYVGCGVSGGEEGALLGPSMMPGGTDESWQTLGPILKSIAAVAEGEPCVTHIGSDGAGHFVKMVHNGIEYADMQLIAESYDLMRRGLGLTPEEIAEVFEDWDKGDLNSYLVQITSEVLHHTDAKTGKPFIDIVKDQAGMKGTGTWTVQTALELGVPVTGIGEAVFARGLSSTVELRQEAQDKGLEGPKAEGAFSASAADPEERKAFIEDVRQALYASKIVAYAQGFNEMEEGAKVYNWKLDLGAIARIWRGGCIIRAKFLNRISDAYDSGEQFGSLLFDPFFKKAVEGAQDSWRRVVASAVAAGIPVPVFSSSLAYYDALRSKRLPAALIQGQRDLFGAHTYGRVDEPGIFHTLWAADKSELKED
- a CDS encoding KUP/HAK/KT family potassium transporter, producing the protein MSNKQQETPQEEGADGTDDTPRLSRVTSQAQEVKSSEGPKEAKEPKPESILPTESITKVPKLSSKSRTHEEELELKRARREAQRQASRKQRPARGPLGRWWRKVQASPDKVSLGMAIVALGVVYGDIGTSPLYTLQTFVAGQGGIQNVDRTAVLGMLSLVFWSITLITTVKYVLVAMRIDNKGEGGIFALYTLVRKYGRWLAIPAMLGGAAFLADSVLTPAVSISSAVEGLRTIPVLAPVFKETPNLTMMITLVIIVVLFAVQSRGTERIGRVFGTVVMVWFAFLAIIGLYSIQGDWSIFAALNPIYGIEFLFSPHNPVGLAIMGTVFLSTTGAEALYSDMGHVGRGNIYATWPLINIALVFNYFGQGAWILRNTNNPALRGATDMNPFFQMMPTTVRYPAVILSVTAGVIASQALITGAFTMVSEATGLNWMPHLQVRYPARTRGQLYIPTINWVLCAATLAVLLIFKDSEHISAAYGLALTITMITTTILLMVYIWHAHKRISAVVFAIVFLAIQTLFFLASMAKFLHGGWFTMLLTAAILFIMYTWKEGTKVERSQRRHMTPKECLPALEMLHNDFRIPYFADNLVYLTSDTEMRRLDTDIFFSIFADHPKRARAWWAVSVQTTDAPFTRDYSVENFGTSYLFRVRIRLGFKVDQNVATYLHQIMHELIDGGELPKQTSTYPKVDEDPQIGTITYVLIHKALMPESKITTRGAISLKVKYAIRHMAGNPVKWFGLAPYNPLVEVQPLFVTTRSVPRLKRVALPKPRKGKGAKAKKSGVKQVEQQVGRKVEQTEHKLAQAEQKVQQDTSKASVAVKAAVRKSETGGSKPAKG
- a CDS encoding TatD family hydrolase, with amino-acid sequence MSKHHRSRDWAPAPEGLPQGVGVVDNHTHLASVVPFAQEMDKQARERGQEPVPVYSVDEMIAQAQAVGIEGFVDVGCELPSLEKAVGLAAGHPGAVWAALAIHPNEAVLHGHRGAPGPDGLPVRYQPWHNTSFDDALAQLAVLARSHPKEVVAIGETGMDLFRTGAAAEQIQRQAFRDHIALAKELGLPMQIHDRDAHQQVIDTLLADGAPERTVFHSYSGDAAMAQVAAEQGWYLSISGTVSFKGNDGIRQALQTVDLGHILVETDAPYLTPMPYRGRTNAPYMIPYTLRAMADALDMPLDALAKATRQNTREVYGI